From a region of the Mycosarcoma maydis chromosome 7, whole genome shotgun sequence genome:
- a CDS encoding uncharacterized protein (related to Multidrug resistance-associated protein) — translation MTAIERQIYYLFVRVAQSCAHRVHSLLLASTLAVPLSYFLNTSAESIVNGFSQDLFVSDNDMTKAIFNVSSNLGVVLGSVMLLSLASPWFLLILPILLLALWLIKSFYPQTSGQVRKLDLECKSPLYTLFGETLMGLYQAERGAGVTQSKGILLKFVVDALVDLGIWLDRSGVGLAQRSAREGGSSQSTVGWVAVGLTQLMILTAAITMLTKAWTQPELCLVAIERLQQVAALEAEADPHKTQSTTSATSCLVGANVVARCISVNHINPDTGIPTKVLRNLSFHLAPSEKVAVVGRTGSGKLSLISALLRFTPLSAGNIWLDGDDASWIGLAGLRKRVLVLPQQAAVVPSCTLRQNLCVLVDEDRMQLADSDLWQALKRVSLDDLALKLGGLDIPLDQVQSGEIQLSNGQKQLLALAKLILACQAIRTNHDGKKGTLLILDEPKASLDEAGDALLGQLLHDATAFGGFTTLIVSHRFGPVLYCDNVLLVRKHDHADDENNESFGFGPPSQLFEDNDPAFGVLAHDAGIVAWK, via the exons ATGACTGCCATCGAAA GACAGATCTACTACCTTTTCGTACGCGTGGCCCAATCGTGTGCTCATAGGGTGCACTCTCTACTACTAGCTTCAACTCTGGCTGTACCGCTATCGTATTTCCTCAACACTTCAGCGGAAAGTATTGTGAACGGATTCAGTCAAGATCTGTTTGTTTCGGACAACGATATGACCAAGGCCATCTTCAACGTATCTTCCAACCTCGGTGTAGTTCTGGGAAGCGTGATGCTGCTTTCGTTGGCTTCGCCTTGGTTCTTGCTCATCCTACCCATCTTGCTACTAGCACTTTGGCTGATCAAGAGCTTCTACCCGCAGACCTCAGGCCAAGTTCGAAAGCTGGACTTGGAGTGCAAGAGTCCGCTGTACACGCTGTTTGGCGAAACATTGATG GGTCTTTACCAGGCTGAACGAGGTGCTGGTGTCACGCAGTCAAAGGGCATTCTTCTTAAATTTGTCGTTGATGCGTTGGTTGACCTTGGTATCTGGCTTGATCGTAGCGG TGTCGGGCTAGCACAGCGCAGTGCACGAGAGGGAGGTTCAAGTCAGTCTACTGTGGGCTGGGTGGCGGTTGGGTTGACACAATTGATGATCCTGACTGCGGCGATCACTATGCTTACCAAGGCGTGGACGCAACCCGAACTGTGCTTGGTCGCTATCGAGCGTCTGCAACAGGTAGCAGCACtagaggcagaggcagatcCTCACAAAACGCAGTCGACAACATCTGCAACTTCGTGCTTAGTTGGAGCCAACGTCGTCGCCCGATGCATCAGCGTCAATCACATTAATCCTGACACGGGCATCCCTACCAAAGTTCTACGTAACCTGTCTTTCCACTTGGCACCCAGTGAAAAGGTTGCTGTCGTCGGTCGAACTGGTAGTGGAAAATTGtcgctcatctcggcgcTGTTACGATTTACCCCTCTTTCCGCCGGCAACATATGGCTCGATGGAGACGACGCAAGCTGGATCGGCCTGGCTGGATTGAGAAAGCGTGTCTTGGTGCTACCTCAACAGGCGGCGGTGGTTCCTAGCTGTACGTTACGTCAGAATCTGTGTGTGCTTGTCGATGAGGATCGTATGCAACTTGCAGACTCGGATCTCTGGCAAGCTCTCAAACGCGTCTCGTTGGACGACCTGGCTCTCAAACTTGGCGGCTTGGATATACCTCTAGACCAGGTACAGAGTGGCGAGATTCAACTCAGCAACGGTCAAAAGCAActgcttgcccttgctAAGCTTATACTCGCCTGTCAAGCTATCCGCACAAACCACGACGGCAAAAAAGGCACGTTGTTGATCTTGGACGAACCAAAAGCTTCCCTAGACGAAGCAGGCGATGCACTGCTAGGTCAACTTTTGCACGATGCCACCGCGTTTGGAGGGTTCACCACATTGATCGTTTCTCATCGCTTCGGTCCTGTCTTGTATTGCGACAACGTCTTACTTGTGCGCAAACATGACCATGCTGACGATGAGAACAACGAGTCGTTCGGGTTTGGACCACCAAGTCAGCTGTTTGAGGACAATGACCCGGCTTTTGGTGTTCTTGCTCATGACGCCGGCATTGTCGCTTGGAAATAA